A genome region from Streptomyces sp. S4.7 includes the following:
- a CDS encoding HAD hydrolase-like protein, with protein MGKRDTHLVWDWNGTLLDDFEAVIGATNAAFAEIGLESITAERYRDVYCMPIPVFYERLMGRLPTDAEWLVMDETFQRHYVERRVGCGLTEGVEELLTQWVLAGRSQSLLSMYEHEQLVPVVRDYGIHQHFVRVDGRTGPSGGTKAVHMERHLAALAKEGRIAPVHTVVVGDAVDDALAAAHVGARAVLYTGGSHSRKSLEAAGVPVVDSLAEAVDLAQSLAR; from the coding sequence ATGGGGAAGCGCGACACGCATCTGGTCTGGGACTGGAACGGCACACTGCTCGACGACTTCGAGGCGGTCATCGGGGCGACCAACGCCGCCTTCGCGGAGATCGGTCTCGAATCGATCACCGCCGAGCGCTATCGGGATGTGTACTGCATGCCGATCCCGGTCTTCTACGAGCGTCTGATGGGCCGGCTGCCCACGGACGCCGAGTGGCTCGTCATGGACGAGACCTTCCAGCGGCACTACGTGGAGCGGCGCGTCGGGTGCGGGCTCACCGAGGGCGTCGAGGAGCTGCTGACGCAGTGGGTGCTGGCCGGCCGCAGTCAGTCGCTGCTCAGCATGTACGAGCACGAACAACTGGTGCCCGTGGTGCGGGACTACGGGATTCACCAGCACTTCGTCCGGGTCGACGGCCGGACGGGACCGTCCGGCGGTACGAAGGCCGTGCACATGGAGCGCCATCTGGCCGCGCTCGCCAAGGAGGGCCGGATAGCCCCCGTGCACACGGTGGTGGTCGGAGACGCGGTCGACGACGCCCTGGCCGCCGCCCATGTGGGGGCCAGGGCGGTCCTCTACACGGGGGGATCGCACAGCCGTAAGAGCCTGGAGGCGGCGGGAGTTCCCGTCGTGGACAGCCTAGCGGAGGCCGTCGACCTCGCTCAGAGTCTCGCCCGCTGA
- a CDS encoding methyltransferase domain-containing protein, which translates to MHRSAYEQMELCVKEYMPASGRHRVVDLGSRISPKQSLTHRSLLDGRDVDYIGVDVLDGPNVDIVMRRPYRIPVRSRTADFVISGQAFEHIPFFWASMMEIARVLRPGGLAFVTAPSRGHVHDAQDCWRYYPDGLRAMAAFSGLELAEGYTDFPPMKGIRFDYAAIDGKRAYWGDSVGVFRRPRRPRRRLWEYTVRELTVRYANRVGGVDGIPLPEPVAGRDRCGRGAPVVPAPAPEAQPGAVQPVTVESNTKEA; encoded by the coding sequence GTGCACAGGTCCGCGTACGAGCAGATGGAACTCTGCGTGAAGGAGTACATGCCCGCGTCCGGCCGTCACCGGGTGGTCGACCTGGGCTCGCGCATCTCGCCCAAGCAGTCCCTCACCCACCGAAGTCTGCTCGACGGACGCGATGTCGACTACATCGGCGTCGATGTCCTCGACGGCCCCAACGTCGACATCGTGATGCGCCGGCCGTACCGCATTCCGGTACGGTCCAGGACCGCCGATTTCGTCATCTCGGGCCAGGCCTTCGAACACATCCCGTTCTTCTGGGCGTCGATGATGGAGATCGCCCGTGTCCTGCGCCCCGGCGGCCTGGCCTTCGTCACCGCGCCCTCGCGCGGTCATGTCCACGACGCGCAGGACTGCTGGCGGTACTACCCCGACGGATTGCGGGCCATGGCCGCGTTCTCCGGGCTCGAACTGGCCGAGGGCTACACGGACTTCCCGCCGATGAAGGGCATCCGCTTCGACTACGCCGCCATCGACGGCAAGCGCGCCTACTGGGGCGACTCGGTGGGCGTGTTCCGCAGGCCGCGCAGGCCGAGGCGGCGGCTGTGGGAGTACACGGTAAGGGAACTGACCGTCCGTTACGCCAACCGCGTCGGCGGCGTCGACGGCATCCCGCTGCCCGAGCCGGTCGCGGGACGCGACCGCTGCGGCCGGGGAGCGCCCGTCGTACCCGCTCCAGCCCCCGAAGCGCAGCCCGGAGCCGTACAGCCCGTAACGGTCGAGAGCAACACGAAAGAGGCATAA
- a CDS encoding TetR/AcrR family transcriptional regulator yields MLVAMSTDPRLSRRAPAGAAVLREDVTDAIRSAVFEELAAVGFARMSIEGIARRAGVGKTAVYRRWKSKLALVLDLVSAVAAQGLPVPATGSLYGDVRALLEVASHALRHPLASRVIPDLLVEAARHPEISEAIKAALLDGQQGIAAVVVREAVARGELPEGTDPDRALDLIAGPLYWRLVVVRGDLPAGYLDDLAAVAVDAMKGGRVG; encoded by the coding sequence ATGCTCGTCGCCATGTCCACGGACCCCCGCCTCTCACGGCGCGCCCCAGCGGGAGCCGCCGTGCTCCGTGAGGACGTGACCGACGCCATCCGCTCCGCCGTCTTCGAGGAACTGGCCGCCGTCGGGTTCGCCCGGATGTCCATCGAGGGCATCGCGCGGCGGGCGGGCGTCGGCAAGACCGCGGTCTACCGGCGCTGGAAGTCCAAGCTGGCGCTGGTGCTCGACCTGGTTTCCGCCGTCGCGGCGCAGGGGCTGCCCGTGCCCGCGACCGGTTCGCTGTACGGGGACGTACGTGCCCTGCTGGAAGTGGCGTCGCACGCCCTGCGCCACCCGCTGGCGTCGCGGGTGATCCCCGATCTGCTGGTGGAGGCCGCCCGGCACCCGGAGATCTCCGAGGCGATCAAGGCGGCGCTGCTGGATGGGCAGCAGGGCATCGCGGCGGTGGTCGTACGAGAGGCGGTCGCGCGAGGGGAACTGCCCGAGGGGACCGACCCCGACCGGGCGCTGGACCTCATCGCGGGGCCGTTGTACTGGCGGCTGGTGGTTGTCCGGGGGGATTTGCCGGCGGGGTATCTGGACGATCTCGCGGCGGTGGCGGTGGATGCGATGAAGGGTGGGCGCGTCGGCTGA
- a CDS encoding NAD-glutamate dehydrogenase: MQTKLDEAKAELLARAARVAENSPAGGVGGLGGTSRNNSAAKATDDETYDEKRPDTGTLLAFLHKYYLHTAPDDLADRDPVDIYGAALSHYRLAETRPQGTANVRVHTPSVEENGWTCTHTVVEVVTDDMPFLVDSVTNELSRQNRGIHAVIHPQILVRRDLTGKLIEVLPEGRGESAEQTHDTLIESWIHVEIDRETDRADLKQITADLLRVLSDAREAVEDWDKMRQSALRIADELPSEPTADDLRDQEVEEARELLRWLADNHFTFLGYREYELTGEDALTAVPGTGLGILRSDPKHTDDEAHPVSPSFNRLPADARAKAREHKLLILTKANSRSTVHRPSYLDYVGVKKFDDKGNVIGERRFLGLFSSAAYTESVRRVPVVRRKVAEVLEGAGFSPNSHDGRDLMQILETYPRDELFQTPVDQLRSIVTSVLYLQERRRLRLYLRQDEYGRYYSALIYLPRDRYTTGVRLRLIDILKEELGGTNVDFTAWNTESILSRLHFVVRVPQGTQLAGLTDADVDRVEGRLVEAARSWADGFGEALNAELGEERAAELLRRYANAFPEGYKADHSPRSAVADLVRVEELSRGKKDFALSLYEPVGAGPGERRFKIYRTGEQVSLSAVLPVLQQLGVEVVDERPYELRCADRAQAWIYDFGLRMPRGENNQAKDDHLAEDARERFQDAFAAVWTGEAENDGFNSLVLRAGLNWREAMVLRAYAKYLRQAGATFSQDYMEDTLRNNVHTTRLLVSLFEARMAPNRQRAGTELIEGLLEELTGALDQVASLDEDRILRSFLTVIRATLRTNFFQSASKGPEGTDRKPTADKHHSYVSMKFDPQAIPDLPAPRPAYEIWVYSPQVEGVHLRFGKVARGGLRWSDRREDFRTEILGLVKAQMVKNTVIVPVGAKGGFVAKQLPDPAVDRDAWLAEGIASYRTFISALLDITDNMVAGEVVHPADVVRHDEDDTYLVVAADKGTASFSDIANEVAIAYDFWLGDAFASGGSAGYDHKGMGITARGAWESVKRHFRELGHDTQTEDFTVAGVGDMSGDVFGNGMLLSEHIRLVAAFDHRHIFIDPNPDAATSFAERRRLFELPRSSWADYDKSLLSQGGGIHPRSAKSIPVNAHVREALGIEAGVAKLTPADLMRAILKAPVDLMWNGGIGTYIKSSAESNADVGDKANDAIRINGEDLRAKVVGEGGNLGATQLGRIEFARRGADGQGGRINTDAIDNSAGVDTSDHEVNIKILLNALVTEGDMTVKQRNKLLAAMTDEIGTLVLRNNYAQNVALANAVLQAPSLLHAHQRFMRRLERDGNLDRELEFLPNDRQIRELLNAGKGLSQPELAVLLAYTKITVADELISTGLPDDPYLRKLLYAYFPAQLREKFSEQIEGHALRREIITTVLVNDTVNAGGSTFLHRLREETGASIEEIVRAQTAAREIFGLGAVWDAVEALDNSVAADVQTRIRLHSRRLVERGTRWLLGNRPQPVEIAGTVEFFAEGVEQVWQQLSRLLRGADLEWYQNIVEELTAVGVPEVLALRVAGFSAAFPTLDIVQIADRTGKDPLDVAEVYYDLGDRLRITQLMDRIIELPRADRWQSMARASIREDLYAAHAALASDVLSVGDETSKPEERFKAWEQKNAAILGRSRATLEEIQGSDSFDLANLSVAMRTMRTLLRTHA; the protein is encoded by the coding sequence ATGCAGACCAAGCTGGACGAAGCCAAGGCCGAGCTGCTCGCACGGGCGGCCCGGGTCGCTGAGAACAGCCCAGCCGGGGGGGTTGGGGGTCTGGGGGGCACCTCCCGGAACAACTCGGCCGCGAAGGCGACCGACGACGAGACGTACGACGAGAAGCGGCCGGACACCGGGACGCTCCTCGCCTTTCTCCACAAGTACTACCTGCACACCGCCCCGGACGACCTCGCCGACCGCGATCCGGTCGACATCTACGGCGCGGCGCTCTCCCACTACCGGCTGGCCGAGACCCGCCCGCAGGGTACGGCCAACGTGCGCGTCCACACGCCGTCGGTCGAGGAGAACGGCTGGACGTGCACCCACACCGTCGTCGAGGTCGTCACCGACGACATGCCGTTCCTGGTCGACTCGGTCACCAACGAACTCTCCCGGCAGAACCGCGGCATCCACGCCGTCATCCACCCGCAGATCCTGGTGCGCCGCGATCTCACCGGCAAGCTCATCGAGGTCCTCCCCGAGGGCCGCGGCGAGAGCGCCGAGCAGACCCACGACACCCTGATCGAGTCCTGGATCCACGTCGAGATCGACCGCGAGACCGACCGCGCCGACCTCAAGCAGATCACCGCCGATCTGCTGCGCGTCCTGTCCGACGCCCGTGAGGCCGTCGAGGACTGGGACAAGATGCGCCAGTCCGCGCTGCGCATCGCCGACGAGCTGCCCAGCGAGCCGACCGCCGACGACCTGCGCGACCAGGAGGTCGAAGAGGCCCGCGAGCTGCTGCGCTGGCTCGCCGACAACCACTTCACCTTCCTCGGCTACCGCGAGTACGAGCTGACGGGCGAAGACGCCCTCACCGCCGTGCCCGGCACCGGCCTCGGCATCCTGCGCTCCGACCCGAAGCACACCGACGACGAGGCACACCCGGTGAGCCCGTCGTTCAACCGGCTCCCGGCCGACGCGCGGGCCAAGGCCCGCGAGCACAAGCTGCTCATCCTCACCAAGGCCAACAGCCGCTCCACCGTGCACCGCCCGAGCTATCTCGACTACGTCGGCGTGAAGAAGTTCGACGACAAGGGCAACGTCATCGGCGAGCGCCGCTTCCTGGGCCTCTTCTCCTCGGCGGCGTACACCGAATCCGTACGCCGCGTGCCCGTCGTACGCCGCAAGGTCGCCGAGGTCCTGGAAGGCGCCGGCTTCTCGCCGAACAGCCACGACGGCCGCGACCTGATGCAGATCCTGGAGACGTACCCGCGCGACGAGCTGTTCCAGACGCCCGTCGACCAGCTGCGCTCCATCGTCACCAGCGTCCTGTACCTCCAGGAGCGGCGCCGGCTGCGCCTCTACCTCCGTCAGGACGAGTACGGGCGCTACTACTCCGCCCTCATCTACCTGCCGCGCGACCGCTACACCACCGGCGTCCGGCTGCGCCTGATCGACATCCTCAAGGAGGAGCTCGGCGGCACCAACGTCGACTTCACCGCCTGGAACACAGAATCGATCCTCTCCCGGCTCCACTTCGTCGTCCGCGTCCCCCAGGGCACCCAACTGGCCGGGCTCACCGACGCGGACGTCGACCGCGTCGAGGGGCGGCTCGTCGAGGCCGCCCGCTCCTGGGCCGACGGCTTCGGTGAGGCGCTCAACGCCGAGCTGGGCGAGGAGCGCGCCGCCGAACTGCTGCGCCGCTACGCCAACGCCTTCCCCGAGGGCTACAAGGCCGACCACTCGCCGCGCTCCGCCGTCGCCGACCTGGTGCGCGTCGAGGAGCTGAGCCGCGGGAAGAAGGACTTCGCGCTCTCCCTCTACGAGCCCGTCGGCGCCGGTCCCGGCGAGCGCCGCTTCAAGATCTACCGCACGGGCGAACAGGTCTCCCTCTCCGCCGTCCTGCCGGTGCTCCAGCAGCTCGGTGTCGAGGTCGTGGACGAGCGGCCGTACGAGCTGCGCTGCGCGGACCGCGCCCAGGCCTGGATCTACGACTTCGGGCTGCGCATGCCGCGCGGCGAGAACAACCAGGCCAAGGACGACCACCTCGCCGAGGACGCGCGCGAGCGCTTCCAGGACGCCTTCGCGGCCGTCTGGACCGGCGAGGCGGAGAACGACGGCTTCAACTCCCTCGTCCTGCGCGCCGGGCTCAACTGGCGCGAGGCGATGGTGCTGCGCGCCTACGCGAAGTACCTGCGCCAGGCCGGCGCGACCTTCAGCCAGGACTACATGGAGGACACCCTCCGTAACAACGTCCACACCACCCGGCTGCTGGTCTCCCTCTTCGAGGCCCGGATGGCGCCCAACCGGCAGCGGGCCGGCACGGAACTCATCGAAGGGCTCCTCGAAGAGCTCACCGGCGCCCTCGACCAGGTCGCCAGCCTCGACGAGGACCGCATCCTGCGCTCCTTCCTCACCGTCATCAGGGCCACCCTGCGGACGAACTTCTTCCAGAGCGCGAGCAAGGGGCCCGAGGGGACGGACCGGAAGCCCACGGCCGACAAGCACCACAGCTATGTGTCGATGAAGTTCGACCCGCAGGCCATCCCCGATCTGCCCGCGCCCCGCCCGGCGTACGAGATCTGGGTCTACTCGCCACAGGTCGAGGGCGTGCACCTGCGCTTCGGCAAGGTCGCCCGCGGCGGACTGCGCTGGTCCGACCGGCGTGAGGACTTCCGTACGGAGATCCTCGGCCTGGTCAAGGCGCAGATGGTCAAGAACACGGTGATCGTGCCGGTCGGCGCCAAGGGCGGCTTCGTCGCCAAGCAGCTCCCCGACCCGGCCGTGGACCGCGACGCCTGGCTCGCCGAGGGCATCGCCTCCTACCGGACGTTCATCTCGGCGCTCCTCGACATCACCGACAACATGGTGGCCGGCGAGGTCGTGCACCCCGCCGACGTGGTGCGGCACGACGAGGACGACACCTATCTGGTCGTCGCCGCCGACAAGGGCACCGCCAGCTTCTCCGACATCGCCAACGAGGTCGCGATCGCCTACGACTTCTGGCTCGGCGACGCCTTCGCCTCCGGCGGCTCCGCCGGATACGACCACAAGGGCATGGGCATCACCGCCCGCGGCGCCTGGGAGTCCGTCAAGCGGCACTTCCGCGAGCTGGGCCACGACACCCAGACCGAGGACTTCACCGTCGCGGGCGTCGGCGACATGTCCGGCGACGTCTTCGGCAACGGCATGCTGCTCTCCGAGCACATCAGGCTGGTCGCCGCCTTCGACCACCGGCACATCTTCATCGACCCGAACCCGGACGCGGCCACCTCGTTCGCCGAGCGCCGCCGCCTCTTCGAACTGCCGCGCAGCTCCTGGGCCGACTACGACAAGTCGCTGCTGTCCCAGGGCGGCGGGATCCACCCCCGCAGCGCCAAGTCGATTCCCGTCAACGCGCACGTGCGCGAGGCGCTGGGGATCGAGGCGGGCGTCGCCAAGCTGACGCCGGCCGATCTGATGCGGGCGATCCTCAAGGCGCCGGTCGATCTCATGTGGAACGGTGGCATCGGTACGTACATCAAGTCCTCCGCCGAGTCGAACGCCGACGTGGGCGACAAGGCCAACGACGCCATCCGCATCAACGGCGAGGACCTGCGGGCCAAGGTCGTCGGCGAGGGCGGCAACCTGGGCGCGACCCAGCTCGGCCGGATCGAGTTCGCCCGGCGCGGGGCCGACGGCCAGGGCGGCAGGATCAACACCGACGCCATCGACAACAGCGCGGGCGTGGACACCTCCGACCACGAGGTGAACATCAAGATCCTGCTCAACGCCCTCGTGACGGAGGGCGACATGACCGTCAAGCAGCGCAACAAGCTGCTGGCGGCCATGACCGACGAGATCGGCACGCTCGTCCTGCGCAACAACTACGCGCAGAACGTCGCACTCGCCAACGCGGTCCTCCAGGCCCCCTCGCTGCTCCACGCCCACCAGCGGTTCATGCGCCGTCTGGAGCGGGACGGCAACCTCGACAGGGAGCTCGAATTCCTGCCGAACGACCGCCAGATCCGGGAGCTGCTCAACGCGGGCAAGGGGCTCTCGCAGCCCGAGCTCGCCGTCCTGCTCGCCTACACCAAGATCACGGTCGCCGACGAGCTGATCTCCACCGGGCTGCCCGACGACCCGTACCTGCGCAAGCTGCTGTACGCGTACTTCCCCGCGCAGCTGCGCGAGAAGTTCTCCGAGCAGATCGAGGGGCACGCGCTGCGCCGCGAGATCATCACGACGGTGCTGGTCAACGACACCGTGAACGCGGGAGGTTCGACCTTCCTGCACCGGCTGCGCGAGGAGACCGGGGCGTCGATCGAGGAGATCGTACGGGCGCAGACCGCCGCCCGGGAGATCTTCGGGCTCGGCGCGGTCTGGGACGCGGTCGAGGCGCTGGACAACAGCGTCGCCGCCGATGTCCAGACCCGGATCCGGCTGCACTCGCGGCGGCTCGTCGAGCGTGGCACGCGGTGGCTGCTGGGCAACCGGCCGCAGCCGGTGGAGATCGCCGGGACGGTCGAGTTCTTCGCCGAGGGCGTGGAGCAGGTGTGGCAGCAACTGTCGCGGCTGCTGCGGGGCGCGGACCTGGAGTGGTACCAGAACATCGTGGAGGAGCTCACCGCGGTGGGTGTGCCCGAGGTGCTGGCGCTGCGGGTCGCCGGGTTCTCGGCGGCGTTCCCGACGCTCGACATCGTGCAGATCGCCGACCGTACGGGCAAGGACCCGCTGGACGTGGCCGAGGTGTACTACGACCTCGGTGACCGCCTGCGGATCACCCAGCTGATGGACCGGATCATCGAGCTGCCGAGGGCGGACCGCTGGCAGTCCATGGCGCGCGCGTCGATCCGCGAGGACCTGTACGCGGCGCACGCCGCGCTGGCGTCGGACGTGCTGTCCGTCGGCGACGAAACGTCGAAGCCGGAGGAGCGCTTCAAGGCGTGGGAGCAGAAGAACGCGGCTATTCTGGGGCGTTCACGTGCCACGCTGGAGGAGATCCAGGGTTCGGACTCCTTCGACCTGGCGAATCTGTCGGTGGCGATGAGGACGATGAGGACGCTGCTGAGGACGCACGCGTAA
- a CDS encoding ABC transporter permease yields the protein MSQTTAPPARPRPAPQDPAPDPTDLRALAARHGLTESAARPPLLAYLRGLHSRRHFVTAFATAKLTSQYSKAKLGQLWQIMTPLLNATVYYFIFGVLLNTRDGVPDYVPFLVTGVFIWTFTAGTVTAGTRAISANIGLVRALHFPRASLPLAFALQQLQQLLFSLGALTVILAVFEQYPRPAWLLAVPALALQTVFNTGLAMIFARLTAATPDIAQLMPFLLRTWMYASGVMWSLDTVFKNQELPEPVRLALECNPAAVYIDLMRFALIDSFTAGQLPPHVWLVATGWAVLVGAGGFLFFWQAEEKYGRG from the coding sequence GTGAGCCAGACGACCGCACCCCCCGCCCGGCCGAGACCGGCGCCGCAGGACCCGGCCCCGGACCCCACGGACCTGCGCGCACTCGCCGCCCGGCACGGGCTCACCGAGAGCGCGGCCCGCCCTCCACTCCTCGCGTATCTGCGCGGACTGCACTCCCGCCGCCACTTCGTCACCGCGTTCGCCACCGCCAAGCTGACCTCGCAGTACAGCAAGGCCAAGCTCGGACAGCTCTGGCAGATCATGACGCCGCTGCTCAACGCGACCGTCTACTACTTCATCTTCGGCGTCCTGCTGAACACCAGGGACGGAGTGCCGGACTACGTCCCCTTCCTGGTCACCGGCGTCTTCATCTGGACGTTCACCGCCGGCACCGTCACCGCCGGGACCCGCGCGATCTCCGCCAACATCGGCCTCGTCCGCGCCCTGCACTTCCCGCGCGCCTCGCTGCCGCTCGCGTTCGCCCTCCAGCAGCTCCAGCAACTGCTGTTCTCCCTGGGCGCGCTGACCGTGATCCTGGCCGTCTTCGAGCAGTACCCGAGGCCCGCCTGGCTGCTGGCCGTGCCCGCCCTCGCGCTCCAGACCGTGTTCAACACCGGGCTCGCGATGATCTTCGCGAGGCTGACGGCGGCGACGCCGGACATCGCGCAGCTGATGCCGTTCCTGCTGCGCACCTGGATGTACGCGTCCGGGGTGATGTGGAGCCTGGACACGGTCTTCAAGAACCAGGAGCTGCCGGAGCCGGTCCGGCTGGCCCTCGAATGCAACCCGGCGGCCGTCTACATCGACCTGATGCGCTTCGCGCTCATCGACAGTTTCACCGCCGGCCAACTCCCGCCCCATGTCTGGCTGGTCGCCACCGGCTGGGCGGTACTCGTCGGGGCCGGCGGATTCCTGTTCTTCTGGCAGGCGGAGGAGAAGTACGGCCGTGGCTGA
- a CDS encoding ABC transporter ATP-binding protein, whose product MAETERVPTVVVDDVHITYKVHGTKGGKGSATSALSRIVSRRKAPGVREVHAVRGVSFVAYKGEAIGLIGSNGSGKSTLLKAVAGLLPPSEGKVYTRGQPSLLGVNAALMSDLTGERNVILGGLAMGMTREQVKERYAGIVEFSGINEKGDFVTLPMRTYSSGMGARLRFSIAAAKTHDVLLIDEALSTGDARFQKRSKERIAELRGEAGTVFLVSHSNKTITETCDRAIWLESGTLRMDGPAAEVVTAYENFTGPPKKRKRSN is encoded by the coding sequence GTGGCTGAGACCGAGCGTGTTCCGACCGTCGTCGTGGACGACGTACACATCACCTACAAGGTGCACGGCACCAAGGGCGGCAAGGGCAGCGCCACCTCGGCGCTCAGCCGGATCGTCTCGCGCCGGAAAGCTCCCGGAGTGCGCGAGGTGCATGCCGTACGGGGGGTGAGCTTCGTCGCGTACAAGGGTGAGGCGATCGGCCTCATCGGCTCGAACGGCTCCGGGAAGTCGACCCTCCTCAAGGCGGTCGCCGGGCTGCTGCCGCCGAGCGAGGGCAAGGTCTACACCCGGGGCCAGCCGTCACTCCTCGGCGTCAACGCGGCGCTGATGAGCGATCTGACCGGTGAGCGCAACGTGATACTCGGCGGGCTCGCGATGGGCATGACGCGCGAGCAGGTCAAGGAGCGTTACGCGGGCATCGTTGAGTTCTCCGGGATCAACGAGAAGGGTGACTTCGTCACGCTGCCGATGCGCACGTACTCCTCCGGCATGGGCGCCCGTCTCCGCTTCTCCATCGCGGCGGCCAAGACCCATGACGTACTGCTGATCGACGAGGCGCTGTCCACGGGGGACGCGCGGTTCCAGAAGCGCAGCAAGGAGCGCATCGCCGAGCTGCGCGGGGAGGCGGGCACGGTCTTCCTGGTCAGCCACAGCAACAAGACGATCACCGAGACCTGCGACCGGGCGATCTGGCTGGAATCGGGAACTCTTCGCATGGACGGCCCGGCGGCGGAAGTCGTCACGGCGTACGAGAACTTCACGGGTCCCCCGAAGAAACGCAAACGCTCGAATTGA
- a CDS encoding glycosyltransferase family 4 protein, whose amino-acid sequence MSVASTSESGRHSKRGRGRVVMLVDNAVNGDSRVQKAARSMADAGWDVVLLGQSPDRDRHRWTIGAAEVRLVPVVMTLAKRRRDYRRVVIPRLFAYRRGGIAQHRRQWVKAWRADLLARRSAEGRRFLVRRTAARILARWVGFRHRQLALVEGRRNPDSLPERLRTAMWRALLGDRCWRRLEPYLWDYEFAFGPVVDALEPDLIHANDFRMIGVGARAVHRARGRGRSVRLVWDAHEYLPGIKPRAGYRRWMPAHVAHEREYGRCADAVVTVSQSLAELLYKEHRLPRLPAVVLNAPGGGPPADRAGEPVPDLRELCGIDAGTPLLVYSGALAPQRGLATLIEALPQLPGAHAALVVPAPDGWVVRKVLDHAADLGVADRVHPLPYVPHWQIVPFLASADIGVIPIHHWPNHELALITKFMEYAHARLPIVVSDVRTMAAEVRETGQGEVFRAEDTADFVRAARAVLDDPAAYRKAYDRPGLLERWTWETQADILDGLYGRLLATPAEATAVAVVPQEDTEERDETEPGDPAGATAT is encoded by the coding sequence ATGAGTGTCGCTTCCACGTCGGAGTCCGGGCGGCACTCGAAACGCGGCCGGGGCCGGGTCGTCATGCTCGTCGACAACGCCGTCAACGGGGACTCCCGCGTCCAGAAGGCCGCCCGCTCCATGGCCGACGCCGGGTGGGACGTGGTGCTGCTCGGGCAGTCCCCGGACCGCGACCGGCACCGCTGGACCATCGGCGCCGCCGAGGTCCGGCTGGTCCCCGTCGTGATGACCCTCGCCAAACGCCGCAGGGACTACCGCAGAGTCGTGATTCCCCGTCTCTTCGCCTACCGGCGCGGCGGCATCGCGCAGCACCGCAGGCAGTGGGTCAAGGCGTGGCGCGCCGATCTGCTGGCCCGCAGGTCCGCCGAGGGCCGGCGGTTCCTGGTCCGGCGTACGGCGGCGCGGATCCTCGCCCGCTGGGTCGGTTTCCGGCACCGTCAGCTCGCCCTGGTGGAGGGCAGGCGCAACCCCGACTCGCTGCCGGAGCGGCTCCGTACGGCCATGTGGCGCGCCCTGCTCGGCGACCGGTGCTGGCGCAGGCTCGAACCGTATCTGTGGGACTACGAGTTCGCCTTCGGCCCCGTCGTCGACGCGCTCGAACCCGATCTCATCCACGCCAACGACTTCCGGATGATCGGTGTCGGCGCCCGCGCCGTGCACCGCGCGCGGGGCCGGGGCCGGAGCGTGCGGCTGGTCTGGGACGCGCACGAATATCTGCCCGGCATCAAACCCCGGGCCGGTTACCGGCGCTGGATGCCCGCGCACGTCGCACACGAGCGGGAGTACGGGCGCTGCGCGGACGCGGTCGTCACCGTCTCCCAGAGCCTGGCCGAACTGCTGTACAAGGAGCACCGGCTGCCCCGGCTGCCCGCCGTCGTGCTCAACGCCCCCGGCGGCGGCCCGCCCGCCGACCGGGCCGGTGAACCCGTCCCGGATCTGCGGGAGTTGTGCGGGATCGACGCCGGTACGCCGCTGCTCGTCTACAGCGGCGCCCTCGCCCCGCAGCGCGGGCTGGCCACGCTCATCGAGGCGCTGCCCCAACTGCCGGGCGCCCACGCGGCGCTCGTCGTTCCCGCGCCCGACGGGTGGGTCGTGCGCAAGGTGCTCGACCACGCGGCCGACCTCGGTGTCGCCGACCGCGTCCACCCGCTGCCGTACGTCCCGCACTGGCAGATCGTGCCGTTCCTGGCCTCCGCCGACATCGGCGTCATCCCGATCCACCACTGGCCCAACCACGAACTCGCCCTGATCACCAAGTTCATGGAGTACGCGCACGCCCGGCTGCCCATCGTCGTCAGCGACGTGCGCACCATGGCGGCGGAGGTACGCGAGACCGGTCAGGGCGAGGTGTTCCGCGCCGAGGACACGGCGGACTTCGTACGGGCCGCACGCGCCGTGCTCGACGATCCGGCCGCCTACCGCAAGGCGTACGACCGTCCCGGCCTGCTGGAGCGGTGGACCTGGGAGACACAGGCCGACATCCTCGACGGCCTCTACGGAAGGCTGCTGGCGACCCCGGCGGAGGCGACCGCCGTCGCGGTGGTCCCTCAGGAGGACACCGAGGAGCGCGACGAGACCGAGCCGGGCGACCCGGCCGGCGCCACCGCGACCTGA